In Zingiber officinale cultivar Zhangliang chromosome 1A, Zo_v1.1, whole genome shotgun sequence, the DNA window aacaaattaaatacTTTTTCTCTTGTGTTTTATCCCTCATTCTACTCTCCTCGTCGAAACGGCTCGCCCATGTGTCAATCATGCCTCACCTCGCCATTGGCCACTAGCTGACCGTCTGTCACCGTGGCTACCTCGTTGGGATTTCAGTTGGGTCACAATTAGAATTCCAACCACAATTCGGCCAAAATCTGGCCGCAATAGCAGTTGCTAGCGTGGCGGTCGGATCATGGTCAAATTTCAGCAGGATTTTGGTTGCAATCCGGCCGCGAATCGACTGGTGTCTAGCAGCGACTGGATTTCGACCGTGACTGTGCTAGATTTTGACTGTGATCACGTCAGATCGCGGTTGGAATCCAATGGCGATTGAGTCAGATCGCAACCAGAATCCATGTCACGATCCCCCAAGGATTCACCTTCCCCCGGGTATAGTTGGGGTGGGTCCAAGCGGTCGGAGGCCGCTGGTGGTGGGCAGGCGACTAGCGGCGGGGCGAGTGGCCGACGGGTGAGGAGGCACGGTGAGCATAGCAAGCAGTTTTGAAGAGAatgaagaaaaaaagagaaaattttgtatttaaaaaacaAATGCCAAGTGTTAGGATCTTGTAGTGGTGCAATCTGAGTGCAGGTAGAATGACGGTATACTATTGTTTTGGCTAAGTCGAGgctagagttagactctatctctttaagatgaATTTGTCCTGCACATGGTGCTCACAGAACACGGCAATCGTCTCCCAAAATATAACGAATTTATCTTGCGATGGTAGCACTGCAAATCGCAAGACCTGCGAACTGAAAAAAGTAACATCAATGAAAGTAACAAAGTACTTTTTTCCTCCTTTAGTTTGTACAAATTTTAAGTCACATATGTCACTGTGAATTAATTCTAGAGGGGTGCTTCTTTCCACTGAATGGAAAGACAACTTTGTTATTTTAGCTTCAACACATATTTCATATTTTTGTATTGGATTAACATTAAATGTTGacaataaatttaaattcataagtcATCGCAAAGTGTTATAATTTACATGTCCAAATCTAATATGTCATAAATTGGAATACTTGACCAAAAAagcaaaatttataattttattgccATTGAATTCACAGTGTACAACCACTACATTCATTTTAAATAGACCGTTCTTCATAAATCCTTTATATATGAATTGACCACTTTTTGTCAATACATATTTATTTGATTCAAACACTAGCATAAATCCAACTTTGACAAGAGTCAACCTTGATACTAAATTCTTCCAAATGTCGAGAACATGAAGCACATCAATTAGTGTCACTTCTTTACCTGATGTCATATTTAGTACTACCTTGTCAAGACCAACAATGTTGAAAGTTACAGAATTGCTCATAATTAGTCTTCTCCCCATTAATAGGGGTATAATTGATAATTGAATCTTGTCAGAGCAAATGTACCGTGTAGCACCAGTATCGACCCACCACTACCTTGGattatccaccaagttggcttcaaatataATGACAGTCAGGTCTAATTCTGACATATCTATTGGCACTGACTTATCTTAAGTCATGTGCACTTAAGTGACTTTCTTTGGACATCAGCAATCTTTGGCCTTGTAATTCGGTTTTCCACAGTTGCAGCATGTTCCTTGGAACTTCGTGGCCCTCCCTTGGCTCTGTCCTTTGCCgggatactttcttttcctgtcAGTGTTTGGTTCCAACAGATTTGCCTTTGCAAATATAGGCATTTTTATTGATTATAATTGCTTGCGATTGTCTTCTTCAATTCACAGTCTTATAATCAGATTCTCAAGTCTCATCTCCTTTCGCTTGTGCTTTAGATAATTTTTGAATTCTCTCTACGAAGGTGGAAGTTTCTCAATTATTGCAACAACTTGAAAGGACTCATTCATTGTCATTCCCTTGGCATGCAAATTATGTAGGATTAACTGCAACTCTTGGACTTGAGTTGTCATAGTTTTAGAATCAATCATCTTGAAGTCTAAGAATTTGTCGACAATGAATTTTTTCAATCCAGCATCTTTTTGTTTTGTACTTCCTTTCGAGAGATTCTCATAACTCCTTTGCAGTTGTCATTGAAATATACACATTGTATAACATATTATCCAAGACATTGAGGATATAGTTTCGACATAAGTCACTATGTCCCCATATGATGCCCTCTTTCCTTTATCAATCTCGTCTTGAGATATAGAGGAGTATATTCACGAAAAACCTCGTAAGGTTCAATGTGGTTAGATAAAACAGCATCCTTTGCCATCACCTCTTGAAATTCGTAGTTGTATACTTCTCTGGCTTCTCGTCATGTGCCGATGGAACAGGAGCCATCGATGATGAATCCATTAAGATTGAACAAAAAAAAACATCTTAAAATTCTTAGGATCTTGTAGTGGTGTAATCTGAGCACGGGCAGAATGACGATATACCACCGTTTTAGAGAAGTCAAGGCTAGAGTTAGACTTTATCTCTTTAAGATGAATTTTCCCTACACATGGTGCTCACGGAATACGACAATCGTCTCCTAAGTTACAACGACTTTATCTCGCGATAACAACACTAcaaatcgcaagacctccgaACCAAAAAAGCTCTcgaactctccaatgcaagtatggaatgcaatgcttactatgcttggaaggaattgagtgATTGAAATGAGTATGTGAGgaattttatttatactaaatgaaggagtataagaacctcttggttcaattagatctcattcatcctttttgaatatgatgatgTAGATTACATTCTTTCCTAAGAGACACACTACCTCTTCATTAGATGTCACCCTTTAGAAATCAATGAATAAGATTTAGTCATCCAAAGGGCACTTAAATCTTTCAAGTTGAATGAACAAGATTTATCAATCTTAATCCAacgatcaaaatttaatttctcatttacatTAAATTTCCAACACTAAATAGATAACATTATCAATTTTTCATATTATATAGAAGGAATAATGTCTTGTAAATTTCATTCACTTCTAATTTTACTTCGGCTCAAACAAAACTTAAACAAAAATGGAATTTATGCATCTTACAAACGCAACTAAATGAGAATGTCTCTTCGTCTGTTGCAATCGACAAATAAGATGGAACACGATAAAACAATACAATTCACTTTCTTCACTTAATGTCTTTCACTTACTTTTTAAAACATCCCTTCAAATAAACACATCATAAGCTTACTCCTCTCAGATAGAAATGGTTCCCAATAAGAAACATCAAAGAGCATGAATAAATGGGAAAAGAAACGGTTCACAATTTTGTTTCTTTGAATCACATCCTATAGCTTCCAAACATTCGAGATGAATATTACTTGCTTTAATAGAAAGATGATACAAAGTGCAGAATATCTACAAGAGAATCTAAAGCACACTTGAGAACTTAAAAACAATTTGGGCTGATCAAGTTAATGCCACGTTGGCAATCAAAGAGATAAAAACATCACAGCTGAAGAATGGTGCAATTACTTAGTAGGCATAGAAGCTGATCAACGCATTGATATTCATATAGCATTACATAGGCGAGGGTAAACATGGTTTGACAAAGATGATGAAAAAACGATCAAGACCTTCAACCGTCAACTCCATGACTCATTTCAAACACATAATATGCCGGCATTCTAAGTATGTTTTATTCCATTCATTTATCCGACGAACTTGTCTAAACATGTTTTTTTGGCTTTCCACTGCAGTTGATTCCAAAGGCATTATATGCTGACCTTCAAAACATCAGAGTAGCAATGTTTACTAAGCTTCATTAACCTTAACTCTGCATCTGGATTCAATAAGGTTCCACAACTTCTCATCCAAGAAGTAAcacataaatattaaatataaatgttATCTTCTATAGATGTACTTTGACAAGGGAAAGTTTACTCTCCTTGCGACCTACAAAGCACTTAGAAAAATTAAGCACATGTACAATCTGTTCATGGAAACCAATTATATCCATAAAAATGGAAATTAATGAATAGCTAAAGGCTTATTAGTATAGGTTCACTACCTTGAAAGCCATATCTTCATCGATCATAGATCGGTACCGTGTTGAACCTTCTAAAGGACAACTATTGCTTTTGCATATGAAACTAGCGTTGCAGAGAGTAGACAACTGTAATAGAACATCGGACATCAGATCAGCATGTGAACCTTCTGTCGGTTCTCCATTTTCAAGCTGAACTTCCTCTGCTTCATATTCCACCGTTGAAGTGATGCACTGAAATATGACTAACAATCTCTCTAATGGGAATGTTCCAGGTCCCTTTATGAGGATTTCTGCAGCCAAATTGTCTTGTTTATCGATGGATGTCTGGAGGCTCCTAGAGATCCACAAAGAATAGTAAAGGTCCTAACAAACTTAGTAGCAAGATTTAGAGAAGCTAGTTGAGAAAGACATGATGCCTAATACCAAGACAAATTATACACTTACTTTCTCTTTCGTTTACGGTTGTCGGAACCTCCAGTGGAGTCAAACAATGCTCCATCCAGGGTAGCGGGATTCCTTGAAGCAAGAAAAGCAGAAATAAAGAGGTATTTAGCAGAGAGTGACATATGAATATCCAATTCACCAAAGGCCACCTCTCCAGATAGGTTCCTTAATTTTCCTCTCTGATTAATACTTCTTTCTTTGTCAATTTCACTAGATGACCACGAGGGAACGTTGAATATCTCATTCATTGAAACAGTCAAGTGCGGCTGCAGGTAATCAAAcaatcttctcttggtggcctcATCGGGAATCAATCTCGGATCAGTTAATGCTTCACAATATTTCTTAAACAATGGCTTGAACGCGATTGCTAGTTCATCAATTCGCCTAGTAATCCTAGAAAATGGCTTCAAGACTACACTGTTCACAGAGAATTGATATTGAAATTAATACATGTTGAATGAAAAAAAGTTGAACAAAAAAAAACTCCTAATTGTGAATGAGTAACTTACCTCAGGAAACAAGAATATAGCTTTGGATTGACTTGGTTTCTCATGAGAATATTATGGATATCATCCAGGCTATAATCCGGGAAGTAGATATATAATGGCTCCAACGATCCAACCATCGAGTAATAAGCATCAGGCAAAGCACGACTAATATAAATCAGACCAACATTTCGAACTTTCAAAAAGTCAGGGATTCTGAATAATATCTGGAGAATCAGAGAGCCCTTGTCCCACGATCTGATGAGCTCcacattgtcaaatatcaaataaatcatctcacCATTTTCACCACTGGAGCAAGATTTCATCTTTGCTCCGGTATGAGCACTTGTTGCCTGAATCAATGCGTCTCTGAGCAGATCCACGAAATTCGGGGGCTTGTCACAGCGCTTGGCGCTCGAGTAACCATCCTCCCTACACCTCTTATGGCACAGCAACTGGTCCAACACCGTCTCGAACAGAATCCGAGGGCAGTAGCAGGATCTGCAACTCGCATACACGAAACGCCGGCGCAAGTGCTGGAACACTCGGAGGACCGTAGCGGTCTTACCTGTCGAAGGCCCACCGTAAAGGAGGGCTGGGAGCATGGGGGAGTTCGAGGGGCCGATCAAGCGCAGGAGCTCATGGATTTGAGGGTTTCGGCCGGGGAGAAGTGAAATCAGTTCGTCCAAAGAGAGGGGATCCCTATCGTCGGACGAGAACGGTTCGACGGCCGGACAAGGAACCGATGGCGGCGGCAGTGGTTTCGAGGCGCTGGGCGATGTCTTTGAGGGTGTAACGGCGGATGATCTGGTGATCCGCCGAGTTGGAGTTCGCAGGATCATCTCTTCGCCCGTCATGGTTGGATCAGATCGTGATCTCTTCTCCGTCGTCGCCGCAGCCGCCGCCGGTAACCACCGAGGAAAAAAAACCCTAATAACCTCTcgaagcaacaaatggagggaAAGGGAATTTCTTTTGAAAAACATATGAAACGTAACAGACGTTATCATCCATTATCACGGTTTCTAGCAGTTGACAACGGGTACAACGCCGTTATATTGAGTTCCCTTGTAACCTATTGTTTATTATAACGTACTGGGCTGGGCTTGCAGGCCGAAGCCTAACTTTTTCAGTCCCTATCATATAAAATTCCAAAGATGATTAACAAAAATATACTATTTTGTATAAATCAGTAAATGTGAAATTTAAAAGAGATTAAATCAGTGCAAGAAAAACATTGAATTGAATGAGTCTTTGCTTctaagggaaaaaaatgaaagaagatGTGATGTTTGCAAGatcatatatttatatttatatttatatatatatatatatatatagtcttatTAATTATGTATGTGGTGATCAGTTCGGtcctatgaaaatttttcatcggtCATCAGGATAAATCAAGAAATGCACGCGGCGGCCAACCAGAAACAACATTCTTTGGTTGCTCCCTTTATTTGGAAGAagaatttctataaatatatcataactgAGGATCGAATCGTGGATGTCTGAGTGATAATCTGAATATCCTACCACAATACCCTAATCCCATGAACTTCTCAATAACTTCCACGAATATTATCAAACTTATTTCATTATTCTCGTATCGACACAAATGAAGAGTATGAGTCGTCGTGCACCAAATGACATGAAAAAATATTGATTCAAAGCTACCCTTGATCGAGGGAATAATTTAAAGTTTTGGAAAGTTTTAACGATCGGTAGGTCATAAAACACACATACGCTTCATCAACCATTAACCTAAGTAAAagcaaaattaataaaattaaagtagGACACTTTGTTCTTTTTTTCTTTGAACTATTGTTTTTTTTATCACAATTTGATTTTCATATTACTTTTCATTATAGGCTAATATAATGCAAATTTCAAGGCCTAAACTAATTTTACAAATTAGTTTTTATCTAAaagaattttatatatttttaaatattcttgGATCCGCACTCTCATTTTAGGAGATATGTGGATATGTGTTAaaactataaatttaaaaagttcaagatcttaaaaatagtttataaatatatttagctTATTGTTTAAAATTTGGTATTATGCTAAAACGAAATAATCACaagttatttataaattatctAAATACTCAATGCATTGGAAATTTTTAATTGAAGTATTTTGATCCTTAAGATAATAAATGAACTAAAATTTATCAAACAAGTAATTTCTAAAAAGCTAATTGGACtggttcattttccttgtttccATTAAAAATGATAgagtaatataaaaatattaataaaataacatGAATTAGATAGAATTTTAGGGCCCAAAGTTCCCAAAAAGACTCATTTTGGCCACAACCCCTTACCCTTTAATTAATTTAGTATTATCTAAAAAATACAATATCCTCATTATTATTGATAATTTGTCTCCTTGtatatcattattttttccacatggcatcatttttaattttaataatggaaAAGGTTGTTGTTTCTTAATCAATGAAGGGAAATGGATCCAATAAAAAAGAGTGTTCTTGTCAGATTTAATCTTATCGTTTTTAAATAATATCATATTAATTTTAAGTAATATATAGACACATAAAAgtcaagataataaaaaaaatgcacttggatgtttgtttaaaaaaaaaacaaacacatcTTCTATATTATTTTTACCCATAACATGTATTATTATCTTGGACTTTTTAATTTGTCCTCTTCCATCCAATCAAAATAGGtttcaaaaatataaatagacaTATATTTGCACCattcttgaaaaataataatagaatttTTTTAGTCACTTAGAGATTTTCACCCAACAATActtaagtaaaaatttaaataatcttgagaaatattgaaaattaattaaaattatagactTAAAAATGAAAtactataaatatataaaataattaatataaattgatatatatatatatatatatatatatatatatatataatattcaaTTGTTTCTTATACTTATGGAATTACTTAAAGTTTTTAGGGTAATTTTCAATAGTTTATAACTTTTATAAAATGTTCTCACAAGGTTTTTTAATGTTACTAAATGttctaaatatttattttgttgtttaaaatagtaaataaatattatagtttttcatagAGGGTAATAGAGGTATTttggtattatatatatatatataatttctttttAATACCGATAATATaacataatataattttaatataattaaaataattttatcttttagttTAACTATTTGATTCTTATAAGTTAACTTCATAATTTGTTTTTCTAATCCATACACAAACTGCTTTTactataaataattaaaaattttattgcaTGCCCATGCACTACTAATTGACGTGGCTCAGGCGTTCCTACACATGTAGAACAgcttttgaaaaagaaattattttttaaaaaaaatagattgcaATAATATAAActccttttaaaaaaataaaataaaataaactaaaataaaatttaaaaaaaaaataaaaatcttactTGGCCTTGTTTAGAGTGGAATATTTGTTCTTCATCGTTTATCCCCTCAGTCCTCTTTCATTCCCTTTGAGTCTCTTTCACTATTTGTCGTTAACTATAAAATCTAGATTGTACAAAAATGATATTTTACTTATGTACACCCTGTATATATcgtatgtatttatttattttattaaactgagtttaggatttaaaatttaaacttaaggtTTAAGATTTAGATATCGTATTtagacattttaaaaaaaatttacacgTGATACACATGGAATGTGCACCATAAAATAGGGGTGTCAATTCAGATGGATTGAATCCGGTTGGGTtgggttaagttttttttttttttaacccaatccGAACctgacccgaacccaagttcaacccaaaacacctcaacccgaacccgaacccgaccaacccgatcaacccgaacctgacccatataacccgaaaatccgattcaaaatgatttttttgggctatttttcctataattcttcacttttatctcaatattccatcattatcatacaaacatgatattaatatacataaaaacatctaaaattttaaaataaaatttgatttaaccccaaaaaaactcATAAagccctatatttaagtcaacccagGTCAACCcggatcaacccgaacccaacccgacccaacccgagacTCTTTTACTGTCCAACCCTCCAactcgaacccgacccgaacccgaaaatgcccaacctgaatccgatttttttcgggtcgactcaggttgagtcgtcgggtcgggttcatttttgacactccTACCATAATATAACTAGGTTAATATTCCCTCCTAGATagcaataataaattaatttagaaaaaaatacttgatttattttttggaCAACCTTTCCGAAGATATACGAGGcatttattgaattaaaaattagaagattttaattttagacttATATGTTAAAATGACTAATTAGGTCGATAATCCTAAACTGATGACAGATAGAAAGATTTGTTGTATCGCCTATTTGAGACAATCACTCTTGGAATTGCCCAAGTCCGAGTGGGTTGTTGTCGGCAAATCCGAGGTCTCTCGAATGCAATTGAGATCTACGACCCAAAGCTTCCCGAGCCTGAGTAGGAAGCGATGTTGCTCAATTGTCTAGTCTAAATGGGTTGGTTATACTGAGTTAGGGAAGCGATGTTGAGTTAGGGACCACATGCTTGACTGTCAAGTCTGAGTAAGAAATGGAGACACTGAGTGTCAAGTTGAGATGTTGATTCGCTCGACTGCCTATTGTCGCTTGAGTGTCAACTATCAAGTGCTAGAGCATGGAGTCCAAGTGCTTGGGATGAGAATTCGAGTGCTCAGGAAGTAATCCCGAGTCAGAATGAGTTTCTGAGTGCTCAAAAATAGAGAAGTTGAAGCCGCGTTCAATACAGTTTTCTTAAAACCGATCTTTCCCCTCCGATGGAGCTCCGAGGTTACGTGGAACAtatgtttcccaagatacaacaacACAACCATGTACTCAACCAAGCACTAATTAATCATGACAAGCCGAATTAGTGCTTTAACCTTTAGTAGAAGTAAATACCAATAAATGGTCGAATAAAAGCCATAAATGCTCAGGTGCGAAGTCGAGATGCTCGAAATGAAAAGCTAAGTACTTGGGAAGTAATCTTGAGTCTGAGTGAGTTTCTGAGTGTTTGAAAATAGAGAAGTCAAGGTCATGTTCAACgtagtttttttaaaatagatttatcCTCTTCAACGATGCTCTTAAGTTACGTGGAACATCTATTTCTAAGATATAATGACACAATCATTTATAATGAAACACTAGTTGATCGTGGTAAACTGAATTAATGCTCCAACCATTAGTAGAAGTAAATACCAATAAATGGtcgaataaaaaattattactgtTTCCTTTATCCGTTTGGCTTGAAACGTTAGCCACTCAATCGATTCACTCGGTGGTTACAGAATCTCCATTAATTATCGATTAATGCATCAGTTATACACTTAAGCAATCAGCACGGACATGTGAGAGAGAGTCTTTTCCATATATATTCATTAGATGCATTGGTAGTCGattgaggatgaggatgaggatgaggatgaggatgagatGGTCGGTGATTGAAGCTGATAGCAGGAGGACAACTGCAGAGGATGGTACAGTGAGCCTGCATGACGGTATATGTAGTAGGAGGGTGGTATGTCTGCTGGGTGTATTTTGTGGATGGTACAGTGAGAGTACGCTACATGTATATGGGCTTACCTTAGGTTCATATCTTAGTAGCTCCCCGATCTGATATTTCATCAGAAATAAGTGATTATTTTTGGACATGTGTTTGGTTGTATTTTTTcttgatgttatataatttatcttttataaaaataatattcataactTTTATTGATTATGTATCAATATAAATAAACCATATAGCTACAATTCTGTGTGAGATTAAAGACTTCACAAGTCTCCTCTTTCCATCCCCTTTCTTTTCCATTCCCATTTTCA includes these proteins:
- the LOC122028031 gene encoding origin of replication complex subunit 5-like isoform X2 translates to MTGEEMILRTPTRRITRSSAVTPSKTSPSASKPLPPPSVPCPAVEPFSSDDRDPLSLDELISLLPGRNPQIHELLRLIGPSNSPMLPALLYGGPSTGKTATVLRVFQHLRRRFVYASCRSCYCPRILFETVLDQLLCHKRCREDGYSSAKRCDKPPNFVDLLRDALIQATSAHTGAKMKSCSSGENGEMIYLIFDNVELIRSWDKGSLILQILFRIPDFLKVRNVGLIYISRALPDAYYSMVGSLEPLYIYFPDYSLDDIHNILMRNQVNPKLYSCFLSVVLKPFSRITRRIDELAIAFKPLFKKYCEALTDPRLIPDEATKRRLFDYLQPHLTVSMNEIFNVPSWSSSEIDKERSINQRGKLRNLSGEVAFGELDIHMSLSAKYLFISAFLASRNPATLDGALFDSTGGSDNRKRKRKSLQTSIDKQDNLAAEILIKGPGTFPLERLLVIFQCITSTVEYEAEEVQLENGEPTEGSHADLMSDVLLQLSTLCNASFICKSNSCPLEGSTRYRSMIDEDMAFKVARRVNFPLSKYIYRR
- the LOC122028031 gene encoding origin of replication complex subunit 5-like isoform X1 encodes the protein MTGEEMILRTPTRRITRSSAVTPSKTSPSASKPLPPPSVPCPAVEPFSSDDRDPLSLDELISLLPGRNPQIHELLRLIGPSNSPMLPALLYGGPSTGKTATVLRVFQHLRRRFVYASCRSCYCPRILFETVLDQLLCHKRCREDGYSSAKRCDKPPNFVDLLRDALIQATSAHTGAKMKSCSSGENGEMIYLIFDNVELIRSWDKGSLILQILFRIPDFLKVRNVGLIYISRALPDAYYSMVGSLEPLYIYFPDYSLDDIHNILMRNQVNPKLYSCFLSVVLKPFSRITRRIDELAIAFKPLFKKYCEALTDPRLIPDEATKRRLFDYLQPHLTVSMNEIFNVPSWSSSEIDKERSINQRGKLRNLSGEVAFGELDIHMSLSAKYLFISAFLASRNPATLDGALFDSTGGSDNRKRKRKSLQTSIDKQDNLAAEILIKGPGTFPLERLLVIFQCITSTVEYEAEEVQLENGEPTEGSHADLMSDVLLQLSTLCNASFICKSNSCPLEGSTRYRSMIDEDMAFKCFVGRKESKLSLVKVHL